One segment of Gopherus flavomarginatus isolate rGopFla2 chromosome 8, rGopFla2.mat.asm, whole genome shotgun sequence DNA contains the following:
- the PRRG3 gene encoding transmembrane gamma-carboxyglutamic acid protein 3 isoform X1, with amino-acid sequence MAMFLGAKNAHSLLKRLPRANSFLEEFRQGTIERECIEEICSYEEVKEVFENKEKTMEFWKGYTSSIYSVKDPGQGTERSDAMYVVVPLLGVALLIVIALFIIWRCQLQKATRHRPSYAQNRYLASRAGRSLPRVMVYRETSHSQGEGQSQREPGSRVPAGGRAGGTLYPPEHSVSILSRLSSATPPPSYEEVTGHPESSSVGRVEQDEQNLPEGQEVLPAHPKHSALPV; translated from the exons TGTTCCTGGGGGCCAAGAACGCCCACTCACTTCTCAAACGCCTCCCCCGGGCCAACAGCTTCCTGGAGGAGTTCCGCCAGGGCACCATCGAGCGGGAGTGCATCGAGGAGATCTGCAGCTATGAGGAGGTCAAGGAGGTGTTCGAGAACAAGGAGAAAACG ATGGAGTTCTGGAAAGGATACACCAGCTCCATATACTCTGTCAAGGACCCCGGGCAGGGCACGGAGCGCTCAGATGCCATGTATGTGGTGGTGCCTCTCCTGGGAGTGGCTCTGCTTATAGTCATTGCCCTGTTCATCATCTGGAGGTGTCAGCTGCAGAAGGCCACGCGCCACCGTCCCTCGTACGCCCAGAACCGCTACTTGGCCAGCCGAGCGGGCCGCAGCCTCCCCAGGGTCATGGTGTACCGAGAGACCTCTCACAGCCAGGGGGAAGGCCAGTCCCAGCGCGAGCCAGGCAGCAGGGTGCCTGCcggaggcagagcaggaggcaCTCTTTACCCGCCGGAACACTCCGTCTCCATCCTCTCCAGACTGTCtagtgccacccctcccccttcctatGAGGAGGTGACCGGTCACCCGGAGAGCAGCAGTG TGGGAAGAGTGGAGCAGGATGAACAAAACCTTCCCGAGGGGCAAGAGGTGCTTCCTGCCCACCCCAAACACTCAGCTCTGCCCGTGTGA
- the PRRG3 gene encoding transmembrane gamma-carboxyglutamic acid protein 3 isoform X2 encodes MAMFLGAKNAHSLLKRLPRANSFLEEFRQGTIERECIEEICSYEEVKEVFENKEKTMEFWKGYTSSIYSVKDPGQGTERSDAMYVVVPLLGVALLIVIALFIIWRCQLQKATRHRPSYAQNRYLASRAGRSLPRVMVYRETSHSQGEGQSQREPGSRVPAGGRAGGTLYPPEHSVSILSRLSSATPPPSYEEVTGHPESSSGEETSVSYNDPPPKYEEIVGVTPALGK; translated from the exons TGTTCCTGGGGGCCAAGAACGCCCACTCACTTCTCAAACGCCTCCCCCGGGCCAACAGCTTCCTGGAGGAGTTCCGCCAGGGCACCATCGAGCGGGAGTGCATCGAGGAGATCTGCAGCTATGAGGAGGTCAAGGAGGTGTTCGAGAACAAGGAGAAAACG ATGGAGTTCTGGAAAGGATACACCAGCTCCATATACTCTGTCAAGGACCCCGGGCAGGGCACGGAGCGCTCAGATGCCATGTATGTGGTGGTGCCTCTCCTGGGAGTGGCTCTGCTTATAGTCATTGCCCTGTTCATCATCTGGAGGTGTCAGCTGCAGAAGGCCACGCGCCACCGTCCCTCGTACGCCCAGAACCGCTACTTGGCCAGCCGAGCGGGCCGCAGCCTCCCCAGGGTCATGGTGTACCGAGAGACCTCTCACAGCCAGGGGGAAGGCCAGTCCCAGCGCGAGCCAGGCAGCAGGGTGCCTGCcggaggcagagcaggaggcaCTCTTTACCCGCCGGAACACTCCGTCTCCATCCTCTCCAGACTGTCtagtgccacccctcccccttcctatGAGGAGGTGACCGGTCACCCGGAGAGCAGCAGTGGTGAGGAAACCAGTGTCTCCTACAATGACCCACCGCCCAAATACGAAGAGATAGTGGGTGTGACCCCTGCCTTGGGTAAATAG